The following proteins are encoded in a genomic region of Kosakonia oryzae:
- a CDS encoding lytic transglycosylase domain-containing protein, translating into MFFSLSELSLTVCHPEILSVEKRKMKLLKIGLFTFCISPFAHADCFNTVGRAFGISPVLLKSIAIKESGMNPAAVNLANRNHTQDICMMQINSTHFAHLARLGISPERLLLEPCTCVSAGAWVLHGLFQHYGRSWNTVGMYNAGSSPARLTLRMRYAREIKNIYIKLQQKRNRDQSEALAERVVNEEI; encoded by the coding sequence TTGTTCTTTTCTCTGTCGGAACTTTCCCTGACCGTATGCCACCCAGAAATACTGTCCGTTGAGAAACGAAAAATGAAACTTCTGAAGATTGGCCTTTTTACATTCTGCATTTCGCCATTCGCTCACGCCGATTGTTTCAATACTGTCGGACGGGCGTTTGGTATTTCGCCTGTGCTGCTTAAATCGATAGCGATTAAAGAGTCCGGAATGAATCCCGCCGCCGTAAATCTGGCTAATCGTAACCATACGCAGGATATTTGTATGATGCAGATTAACAGTACGCATTTTGCCCATCTGGCTCGTCTGGGGATCTCGCCCGAACGTTTGCTGCTTGAGCCTTGTACCTGCGTGTCGGCAGGTGCGTGGGTATTGCATGGCCTTTTTCAGCATTATGGTCGTTCCTGGAACACCGTCGGCATGTATAACGCCGGCTCTTCTCCCGCGCGGCTAACGTTGCGGATGCGCTATGCACGTGAAATTAAAAATATCTACATTAAGCTGCAACAGAAAAGGAATCGGGATCAAAGTGAGGCGCTCGCTGAACGCGTGGTAAACGAGGAAATATAA
- a CDS encoding lytic transglycosylase domain-containing protein, whose amino-acid sequence MQITSNASHSLLTDIPDANLSPAEEGKFSGNHSYRDREQHISPSQALRCHGANASLAPRPVDFSASPQENKADKPTSPARSFGGSGANSPETLVKMMQIMLTELMQLLFKMLASFQDPSASQSGGSPADGGGDSRSPSFKLSPNTTSPAMASGSPVNDATPANKSAETSMPGLPPQLQQFSKEYADAAKETGVPASTLAALTWTESRGNVQATSTNPGNGETDGGMNQINPDTYEAMREKYPDKLSGDANDPHNQILCSALMLRDYQQQFGGNMDAALRAYNSGPNQVNLNDLSLVTLGNPNYVNEVNSTARIIASGQGTVPA is encoded by the coding sequence ATGCAAATTACGTCAAATGCATCCCACTCTCTGCTTACTGACATTCCTGATGCAAATTTGTCACCGGCAGAAGAGGGAAAATTTTCAGGAAATCACAGTTACCGGGACCGCGAGCAACACATATCGCCTTCCCAGGCGCTGAGATGTCACGGTGCGAACGCTTCGCTAGCACCACGGCCTGTCGATTTCAGTGCATCACCGCAGGAGAATAAAGCCGATAAACCCACTTCTCCGGCACGTTCTTTCGGTGGGAGTGGCGCGAATTCCCCCGAGACCCTGGTGAAAATGATGCAAATTATGCTGACTGAACTGATGCAGCTGCTTTTTAAAATGCTGGCCAGCTTTCAGGACCCTTCGGCCAGCCAGTCGGGAGGAAGCCCTGCTGACGGGGGAGGAGATAGCAGAAGCCCTTCGTTCAAACTCTCACCGAATACGACATCGCCAGCAATGGCATCTGGCAGCCCGGTTAATGATGCCACCCCTGCGAATAAATCGGCAGAGACGTCAATGCCGGGTTTACCGCCACAACTACAGCAGTTCAGTAAGGAATATGCCGATGCGGCAAAAGAAACTGGCGTTCCTGCCAGCACTCTGGCAGCGCTGACCTGGACAGAATCACGCGGCAATGTCCAGGCGACTTCGACCAACCCCGGTAACGGGGAGACGGATGGCGGTATGAATCAGATAAACCCGGATACCTACGAGGCGATGCGCGAGAAATACCCGGATAAATTATCCGGCGATGCGAACGATCCGCACAACCAGATCCTCTGCTCCGCCCTGATGTTGCGTGATTATCAGCAACAGTTCGGCGGGAATATGGATGCAGCGTTACGCGCATATAATTCCGGGCCGAATCAGGTCAATCTGAATGACTTATCCCTTGTGACGCTGGGTAACCCAAACTATGTCAATGAAGTTAACAGTACGGCTAGAATTATTGCATCTGGCCAGGGTACTGTCCCAGCCTGA
- a CDS encoding sigma 54-interacting transcriptional regulator: MELPVVLGDEKEIDEVNYMEDIHRDLMPLLNTIAPLNVDLLLEGETGTGKDTLAQRLYNNSGLKGRFVSINCAAIPESLAESELFGVTAGAYTGANHSRAGYIESATEGVLFLDEIDSMPLSLQVKFLRVLESRTICRLGSTQSVPLKLRVIAASQKPLSELVEKKLFRQDLYFRLAAVKIALPALRTRIECIIPLFRKFSDEASQRLGCALPKMTTQLVERLLLHNWPGNIRELRGAAERFVLGIPPLNNECCPEHECLRLRDRMRRIEYCLIEDCLTRHSNRVVSAAHELGVPRRTLYQRIKSLSSRQD, from the coding sequence ATGGAGTTACCTGTAGTACTGGGTGATGAAAAAGAAATCGATGAAGTCAATTATATGGAGGATATTCATCGTGATTTAATGCCTTTACTAAACACCATAGCGCCGCTTAACGTCGATTTATTACTGGAGGGGGAAACGGGGACCGGGAAGGATACTCTGGCTCAGCGGCTTTATAATAACTCCGGGTTAAAGGGCCGTTTTGTGTCGATAAACTGCGCGGCTATTCCCGAGTCGTTAGCTGAAAGCGAGCTGTTCGGTGTTACTGCGGGCGCCTATACGGGGGCTAATCACTCGCGTGCGGGTTATATTGAAAGCGCCACTGAGGGGGTTCTGTTTCTTGATGAAATCGACAGTATGCCATTGAGCCTGCAGGTTAAGTTTTTGCGTGTTCTGGAGAGCCGTACCATTTGCCGGCTTGGAAGCACGCAAAGCGTGCCGCTGAAGTTACGTGTGATTGCCGCCAGCCAGAAACCGCTGAGTGAGCTGGTTGAAAAGAAGCTTTTCCGCCAGGATCTCTATTTTCGACTGGCCGCCGTAAAGATTGCGTTACCCGCTTTGCGCACGCGAATTGAATGTATCATTCCGCTTTTCCGTAAATTTTCTGATGAAGCATCGCAACGGCTGGGGTGTGCATTGCCAAAGATGACCACCCAGCTTGTGGAGCGCTTATTGTTGCATAACTGGCCGGGGAATATTCGCGAGCTGCGTGGTGCGGCAGAACGGTTTGTCCTTGGGATACCACCGTTGAATAATGAGTGTTGCCCGGAGCATGAGTGTCTGCGCCTGCGCGATCGCATGCGGCGCATCGAATATTGCCTGATTGAAGATTGCCTGACCCGCCATTCCAATCGCGTCGTGAGCGCCGCTCATGAACTGGGCGTACCGCGACGTACGCTATACCAACGCATTAAATCTCTTTCGTCCCGGCAGGATTAA